A portion of the Musa acuminata AAA Group cultivar baxijiao chromosome BXJ1-1, Cavendish_Baxijiao_AAA, whole genome shotgun sequence genome contains these proteins:
- the LOC135674512 gene encoding uncharacterized protein LOC135674512, with the protein MDRYQRVEKPRPESAIDENEIRITSQGLIRNYVSYATSLLEEKRVREIVIKAMGQAISKAVTIAEIIKKRIPGLYQDTAISSVSITDVWEPIEEGLVPLEMTRLVSMISISLSTKELNENSPGYQVPSRIEQPKHQQRYQQSQQYQQQPQLQPRQAQGQFYEDSYVRGRGRGRSRGRGRGWGRGYGGYAGYDNNQGGYGNYQGGYGDYGYNQGGYGGYEHNQENGGWNSNWGRGGGRSRGGWNYRGGGYGGGRGNGRVGGRNYGGGRGRMGGRARANQV; encoded by the exons ATGGATAGGTACCAGAGGGTGGAGAAGCCGCGCCCAGAATCGGCCATCGACGAGAACGAGATCCGAATCACCAGCCAGGGTCTCATCCGGAACTATGTGAGCTACGCGACGAGCCTCCTTGAG GAGAAACGTGTTAGAGAGATTGTTATAAAGGCAATGGGACAGGCAATCAGCAAAGCAGTGACAATTGCTGAGATTATAAAG AAAAGGATACCTGGGTTATATCAAGACACTGCAATCAGTTCAGTCAGTATCACTGATGTTTGGGAACCTATTGAAGAGGGTCTTGTACC CCTGGAGATGACACGTCTTGTCTCAATGATTTCAATATCTTTGTCAACCAAAGAGCTAAACGAAAACTCCCCCGG GTATCAAGTTCCTTCACGTATAGAGCAGCCAAAGCATCAGCAAAGATATCAACAATCACAGCAGTATCAACAGCAACCACAACTTCAACCAAGACAAGCGCAAGGCCAATTTTACGAAG ATTCATATGTACGAGGACGTGGTAGAGGTAGaagtagaggaagaggaaggggatGGGGAAGAGGATATGGTGGATATGCTGGCTATGACAATAATCAGGGTGGATATGGCAACTATCAAGGTGGATATGGTGACTATGGCTATAATCAAGGTGGATATGGTGGATATGAACACAATCAAG AAAATGGTGGATGGAACTCAAACTGGGGTCGGGGTGGTGGACGTAGTAGAGGTGGTTGGAATTATCGTG gtggaggatatggaggaggaagaggtaaTGGAAGGGTTGGTGGGAGAAATTATGGTGGCGGACGAGGAAGGATGGGTGGCCGTGCGCGAGCAAACCAGGTCTAG